One Sediminibacillus dalangtanensis genomic region harbors:
- the pepT gene encoding peptidase T: MKNEIIDRFTSYVKVETQSDESVDSCPSTPGQLTLANMLVDELKEIGMEEVTIDDNGYVMATLPANTDKQVPTIGFLAHVDTATDFTGKNVNPQLVENYDGGDVLLNESRNIVLSPSDFPSLGNYHGHTLITTDGTTLLGADNKAGIAEIMTAMAYLINHQEIKHGKVRVAFTPDEEIGRGPHRFAVDRFQADYAYTVDGGPLGELEYESFNAAAARLTFFGKNVHPGSAKNKMIHSAKIAMEFHAALPAEEAPEYTDDYEGFYHLISFEGDVEETKLYYIIRDHDRQKFEGKKSKIEATVEEIKQKYGDKAVLLEMKDQYYNMREKIEPVKEIVDIAYEAMERIGITPDVKPIRGGTDGSQLSFMGLPTPNIFTGGENFHGKYEFISVENMEKAVQTIVEIASLTEKKA; the protein is encoded by the coding sequence ATGAAAAACGAAATCATAGACAGATTTACCAGCTATGTAAAAGTTGAAACCCAATCAGACGAAAGCGTCGACAGCTGCCCGTCTACTCCCGGTCAGTTGACCCTGGCAAATATGCTTGTAGACGAACTAAAAGAAATTGGGATGGAAGAAGTCACAATTGATGATAATGGCTATGTTATGGCGACCCTTCCTGCAAATACGGACAAACAGGTACCGACAATCGGCTTTTTGGCCCATGTCGACACGGCGACAGATTTTACCGGAAAGAATGTCAATCCGCAGCTTGTCGAAAATTATGACGGCGGTGACGTCTTGTTGAATGAAAGTCGTAACATTGTATTGTCACCTTCTGATTTTCCCAGCTTAGGGAATTATCACGGTCACACTTTGATCACCACGGATGGAACCACGTTATTAGGAGCCGATAATAAAGCGGGTATAGCGGAAATCATGACGGCGATGGCTTATCTGATTAACCATCAAGAGATCAAGCACGGGAAGGTCAGGGTGGCGTTCACGCCGGATGAAGAAATCGGCAGGGGGCCGCACCGTTTTGCTGTCGATCGTTTTCAGGCAGATTACGCCTACACGGTCGATGGCGGACCATTGGGTGAGCTGGAATATGAAAGCTTTAATGCAGCCGCTGCACGTCTGACGTTTTTCGGCAAAAATGTGCACCCGGGGTCGGCTAAAAACAAAATGATCCATTCTGCAAAAATTGCGATGGAATTTCATGCCGCTCTGCCTGCCGAAGAAGCACCGGAATATACTGATGATTACGAGGGTTTTTATCATCTCATTTCTTTCGAAGGAGATGTCGAGGAAACAAAGCTGTATTACATAATCCGTGACCATGACCGTCAAAAATTCGAGGGAAAGAAATCCAAAATCGAAGCGACAGTTGAAGAAATAAAACAAAAATATGGCGACAAAGCTGTCTTGTTGGAGATGAAAGATCAGTACTACAATATGCGGGAAAAAATTGAACCTGTGAAGGAAATTGTCGATATAGCGTACGAAGCAATGGAGCGAATTGGCATAACCCCCGATGTAAAACCAATCAGGGGTGGCACAGACGGTTCCCAGCTTTCCTTTATGGGACTGCCGACCCCGAATATTTTCACAGGCGGAGAAAACTTCCACGGGAAGTATGAATTTATTTCTGTCGAGAATATGGAAAAGGCAGTTCAAACAATCGTGGAGATTGCCAGCTTGACGGAAAAGAAAGCCTGA
- a CDS encoding RrF2 family transcriptional regulator, giving the protein MRIKSGVEQAVSILVILATQSEEQPVKSDIISARLNVSPSYLKKVMRKLVVNQLIASVSGNQGGFSLARPADQITMLDILDAIEGTDPFLQVDGLIQSVFPETELAVKGEELFTDVFLEAQMSYRKTLQTVTLEAILEQTIGTSDFRLVDWNKEMGKQDILALQSVNWRNEQ; this is encoded by the coding sequence TTGAGAATTAAAAGTGGTGTGGAGCAGGCTGTGAGCATCCTGGTCATATTGGCAACCCAAAGCGAGGAACAGCCGGTGAAAAGCGATATTATCAGCGCCCGGCTTAACGTGTCTCCATCCTACTTGAAAAAAGTGATGAGGAAACTGGTAGTCAATCAATTAATTGCTTCGGTTTCCGGCAATCAAGGCGGTTTTTCGCTGGCCAGGCCGGCAGACCAGATTACCATGCTGGATATACTGGATGCGATTGAAGGAACCGATCCATTCCTGCAAGTAGATGGGCTGATTCAAAGTGTATTCCCGGAGACGGAACTGGCTGTCAAAGGGGAAGAGCTGTTTACCGATGTATTTCTGGAGGCTCAAATGAGCTATCGGAAAACTTTGCAGACAGTTACACTGGAAGCTATTTTGGAACAAACCATCGGGACAAGTGATTTTCGTTTGGTCGATTGGAATAAAGAAATGGGAAAACAAGACATTCTTGCCTTGCAATCCGTAAACTGGAGGAATGAGCAGTGA
- a CDS encoding alpha/beta fold hydrolase, translating into MTEKLKQFRYVVFFVVVASLIVVGSSTYIFSKPIRSQDNAENVPTVFVHGFKGTYRSFDTLLDRLEVDIPDTRRLTFHINEQGVLSIKGRYFSQEHPFIQVVFENNQASIADQTVWIRKVMAALHENYGFEKANLVGHSMGGLAAANFLLTSSEDNYPSVNKLIVIGSPFKGISAERYYKPGSSAAAVDLRVDSPALASMAAHKAAFPANTEVLAVAGALHRNDNPGDGLVAVSSALGIKDIVPRAHYRQEVFYDTEATHSGLHEHRGVDKAVTAFLWPNL; encoded by the coding sequence GTGACCGAAAAACTAAAACAATTCCGCTATGTCGTTTTTTTCGTTGTCGTCGCTTCGTTGATCGTTGTCGGTTCATCCACCTATATCTTTTCTAAGCCGATTCGTTCCCAAGACAACGCTGAAAACGTCCCTACCGTTTTTGTCCATGGTTTTAAAGGAACCTACCGCTCTTTTGATACATTACTTGATAGGTTGGAAGTAGATATTCCCGATACCAGACGCCTCACCTTCCATATCAATGAACAGGGTGTCCTCTCCATTAAAGGAAGGTACTTCAGCCAGGAACATCCCTTTATTCAAGTTGTTTTTGAAAACAACCAGGCCAGCATCGCCGACCAGACAGTCTGGATTCGGAAGGTGATGGCGGCGCTGCATGAAAACTATGGTTTCGAAAAAGCCAATCTGGTCGGACATTCCATGGGAGGTTTAGCTGCTGCCAATTTTTTATTAACCAGCAGCGAAGACAATTATCCATCTGTCAATAAACTGATCGTAATCGGCAGTCCTTTCAAGGGAATCAGCGCTGAAAGGTATTACAAGCCTGGGAGCAGTGCCGCTGCAGTAGACCTTAGGGTTGATTCACCTGCATTGGCATCGATGGCCGCCCACAAAGCTGCCTTTCCTGCTAACACCGAGGTACTTGCAGTTGCTGGAGCCCTGCACCGTAATGACAATCCAGGGGATGGGCTTGTAGCAGTAAGCAGCGCCCTTGGCATTAAGGACATCGTTCCTAGGGCTCATTACAGACAGGAAGTTTTTTATGATACAGAAGCAACCCATTCCGGACTCCACGAGCATCGAGGAGTGGATAAGGCAGTTACAGCCTTTCTGTGGCCTAATCTATAA
- a CDS encoding AEC family transporter, with protein sequence MDSFNQQFLYSISIIILGYILKRFDIIREREGEGLTRLVLNVTLPCLLIVSFSEIVIDPSLFLLVIIAFVYGCLMALLGSLVFRNEGSFNKGMLLMTLPGFNIGLFAFPLVEGIWGSEGLKYFGMFDAGNAFVIFGLNYIVATYFASGDVKPDFQAMATKIFKSIPLMTYILVCTINLLGLQLPDFALGVAGTISQANMPLSLLILGIYLNLQFDKSNLKIISKFLIFRYATGIAVGSCLFWLLPFEDLFKYTLLIALILPTAATSLAYSVEFRYDTKLVGTIANITIIISFVLLWLIANLVL encoded by the coding sequence ATGGACAGTTTCAATCAGCAATTTTTATATTCTATTTCCATCATTATTTTAGGTTACATTTTAAAAAGGTTCGATATAATCCGGGAACGAGAAGGAGAAGGGTTGACCCGACTGGTGTTAAACGTTACCCTCCCTTGTTTGCTTATCGTAAGTTTCAGTGAGATCGTCATTGATCCTTCGCTGTTTTTATTGGTGATCATCGCTTTTGTATATGGGTGTTTAATGGCCCTCTTAGGTTCTCTTGTATTTCGCAACGAGGGTTCATTCAACAAAGGGATGTTGCTGATGACCCTTCCCGGTTTCAATATAGGCCTGTTTGCTTTTCCGCTCGTAGAGGGCATTTGGGGGAGTGAAGGGTTGAAATACTTTGGTATGTTCGATGCTGGTAATGCCTTTGTCATTTTTGGGCTTAATTATATTGTGGCGACCTATTTTGCCAGTGGAGATGTAAAACCGGATTTCCAAGCAATGGCGACAAAAATCTTTAAATCTATCCCCTTGATGACGTATATCCTTGTTTGCACCATCAATTTGTTGGGACTTCAACTGCCCGATTTCGCGCTTGGCGTTGCAGGAACAATATCCCAGGCAAACATGCCCTTATCGCTGCTTATTTTAGGCATCTATTTAAATTTACAATTCGACAAAAGCAATTTAAAAATCATATCGAAATTTTTGATTTTTCGATATGCCACCGGAATTGCCGTCGGTTCCTGCCTGTTTTGGCTGCTGCCATTTGAGGACTTATTCAAATACACGTTATTAATTGCCCTTATTTTGCCGACTGCTGCAACTTCGTTGGCTTATTCTGTAGAATTCCGTTATGATACCAAACTTGTCGGTACCATCGCAAATATCACCATTATCATCAGTTTTGTCCTGCTTTGGCTCATCGCAAATCTTGTTTTGTAA
- a CDS encoding ArsR/SmtB family transcription factor, producing the protein MEESSEEVLADNNHLDEETLFIVSQTFKALGDPTRIRILHLLFNKEYSVNEIAEKLQLKQSTVSHQLRFLKNLRLVKYRRAGTTLFYSHDDQHVIGILKQTIEHARH; encoded by the coding sequence GTGGAAGAATCAAGCGAAGAAGTGTTAGCAGATAACAATCATCTTGATGAAGAGACCCTGTTTATTGTCTCTCAAACGTTCAAGGCTTTAGGAGATCCAACACGGATCCGAATTCTTCATCTATTATTTAACAAAGAGTACTCTGTCAATGAAATTGCTGAAAAATTACAATTAAAACAATCTACGGTTTCCCACCAACTTCGCTTTTTGAAAAATCTGCGACTTGTCAAGTATCGAAGAGCTGGAACCACTTTATTTTATTCCCATGATGACCAGCATGTAATCGGCATTTTGAAACAAACGATTGAACATGCCCGGCATTAA
- a CDS encoding DUF5689 domain-containing protein, translated as MGKLFIRKLLSGLAVLALFSCLQGYSPETAQADGLPITSVDAPAPVIEPAVENENNDTKVLFDNTHGQTAGAADWVINGAFSDFGEAIAGEGYYVEELRQRTPITYEDLADFQVFVIPEANIPYKDAEQAAILQFVENGGSVFYIADHYNADRNLNRWDSGEIFNGYRRGAFDNPTKGFEEDEIESEAMQDVTNSDWLADHFGVRFRFNAIGDGVAEDIVAPNDSFGITQGVDGVAFHAGATIAVTDPSKAKGLVYVPEGVSSWGPAVDQGVYNGGGRDEGAFVAISKVGQGKAAFIGDSSPVEDSSPAYLREDSGSTKTTYDGFEEADDGILLTNLINWLAEQEDYADFTGQGVPLDEPTELHDFEIPENSTEPEAEPWSNPPSGYEWYDRTTFQPGAYGSEEEASNPEYQLQYQDTLPGDMQEFQIRFSGDNLGANGTESDFRLGIYLDGGQQVAQFSLDGENWSSNYGYSEYFTLNADQQGYASKTLYVRIKSGVDGEANLRVKQGSSNLLTETVTIDPDAVPEELPEEETPELPEAAPIDQVRALEDGELATIQGTVTTASGLWGAKGFYVQDGTAGIYVYQSEQDVNPGDIVQLTGTTETYNGEEELLNIQAFEVIGSAEVPSPVVIGPEELSAYQGSLVSLEAVEITDLRKADNYGTTEFTAVNTNGESVVVRLDNRTGTDYDAFPYQNGDVVSITGLASVFNGTYQLKPRSIDDFASIDRSSLRQLIIDSEIKPGGIKNALLAKLKNAEKNSKHYDKMVKFIDHQPDKHINADLKTELVSLIDAIR; from the coding sequence GTGGGGAAACTTTTCATTAGGAAGCTTTTAAGTGGTTTAGCTGTACTTGCGTTATTCAGTTGTTTGCAAGGATATTCTCCAGAGACAGCGCAGGCAGACGGTTTACCGATTACTTCTGTCGATGCGCCTGCTCCGGTAATCGAACCGGCTGTTGAAAATGAGAACAACGACACGAAAGTTTTATTCGACAATACGCACGGCCAGACGGCAGGAGCTGCCGACTGGGTCATCAATGGTGCATTTTCTGATTTTGGCGAGGCGATAGCCGGTGAAGGCTATTATGTGGAAGAACTTAGACAAAGGACGCCGATTACTTACGAAGATCTGGCAGACTTCCAAGTTTTTGTCATACCTGAAGCCAACATTCCGTACAAGGATGCAGAACAAGCTGCCATATTGCAATTTGTCGAGAACGGCGGCAGTGTTTTCTATATCGCCGATCATTATAATGCCGATCGGAACTTGAACCGTTGGGATTCAGGGGAAATCTTCAATGGATACCGCCGTGGTGCCTTCGATAATCCTACAAAAGGATTCGAAGAGGATGAAATCGAATCTGAAGCAATGCAGGACGTAACTAATTCAGATTGGCTTGCTGACCATTTCGGTGTCCGCTTTCGTTTTAATGCCATCGGTGATGGAGTGGCAGAAGATATTGTAGCCCCTAATGATAGTTTTGGAATCACGCAAGGTGTCGATGGAGTGGCTTTTCATGCCGGAGCTACCATTGCTGTGACTGATCCATCGAAGGCCAAAGGGCTCGTTTACGTTCCAGAAGGCGTTTCTTCATGGGGGCCGGCAGTCGACCAGGGTGTTTACAATGGAGGCGGACGTGATGAAGGAGCATTTGTAGCTATCTCAAAAGTCGGCCAGGGAAAGGCAGCGTTTATTGGTGATTCCTCTCCTGTGGAAGACAGCAGTCCTGCTTATCTAAGAGAGGATTCTGGCAGTACGAAAACGACCTATGATGGGTTTGAAGAGGCAGATGACGGAATTCTTCTTACCAATTTGATCAACTGGCTGGCGGAACAAGAAGATTATGCTGACTTCACTGGGCAAGGTGTACCGTTGGATGAACCGACGGAACTTCATGATTTTGAAATCCCGGAAAACAGCACAGAACCGGAAGCAGAACCATGGTCCAACCCGCCTTCTGGTTATGAATGGTATGACCGTACGACCTTCCAGCCTGGTGCATACGGGTCGGAAGAAGAGGCATCCAATCCGGAGTATCAATTGCAATATCAGGATACACTGCCCGGTGACATGCAGGAATTCCAAATCCGTTTTTCCGGTGACAACCTTGGAGCGAATGGAACGGAATCCGACTTTCGTTTAGGAATTTACCTGGATGGCGGACAGCAGGTCGCCCAATTCAGCTTAGATGGTGAAAATTGGTCGAGCAATTACGGATATTCTGAATACTTTACATTGAATGCTGATCAACAAGGTTATGCTTCCAAGACATTGTATGTCCGCATTAAATCTGGTGTGGACGGAGAGGCAAACTTGCGGGTCAAGCAAGGTTCTTCCAACTTGCTGACAGAAACCGTGACCATCGATCCGGATGCCGTACCGGAAGAACTCCCGGAAGAAGAAACACCTGAATTGCCGGAAGCGGCGCCTATCGATCAGGTACGCGCCCTGGAAGATGGCGAATTGGCAACAATCCAGGGGACTGTTACAACAGCTTCAGGGTTATGGGGAGCGAAAGGCTTCTATGTACAGGATGGAACAGCAGGCATTTATGTTTATCAAAGCGAGCAAGATGTGAATCCGGGGGACATTGTCCAATTGACTGGGACTACCGAGACGTACAATGGGGAAGAAGAGCTTCTGAATATTCAAGCGTTCGAAGTGATCGGTTCTGCCGAGGTACCCAGCCCGGTTGTTATTGGTCCGGAAGAGTTATCCGCCTATCAAGGTAGCTTGGTGAGCTTGGAAGCAGTCGAAATTACCGACTTGCGAAAAGCCGACAATTATGGCACTACTGAATTTACTGCAGTCAATACAAACGGTGAATCGGTCGTTGTCCGCCTGGATAATCGAACCGGAACAGATTATGACGCCTTTCCTTACCAAAATGGAGATGTTGTTTCCATTACTGGACTTGCCAGTGTTTTTAACGGTACTTACCAGCTGAAGCCGCGAAGTATTGATGATTTCGCTTCTATCGATCGCAGTTCGTTGAGGCAGTTGATCATCGATAGCGAGATTAAACCAGGCGGAATTAAAAATGCATTGCTTGCTAAGCTGAAGAATGCTGAAAAAAACAGTAAGCATTACGATAAAATGGTGAAATTTATTGACCACCAGCCTGACAAGCATATCAACGCTGACTTAAAGACCGAGCTTGTTTCTTTGATCGACGCTATCCGCTAG
- a CDS encoding YhgE/Pip domain-containing protein has translation MLKAEWKNLFHSKKLLIVVFGLLMIPLLYAGVFLDAMWDPYGSIEDLPVAVANEDVAADFEGEKLKLGEELVDRLKDDGSLDWHFTDRQTAMDGLESGDYYMVLVIPQDFSQHASTVLDDDPREMNLEYYTNSGQNFIAEKISASAAEDINKQIAESVTKEYADAMFEKLNDIGDGMAEGADGANEMKDGSQELGDNLNKLSDSIVTFENGLNSAEDGVEEIAINVGQAAQGASELASGVEEYTAGVRSLNGGIGDYTNGVSGLNQGVHQYLAGVGKLDDGLNDYTSGVGTLNNGLQQYKSGVDTLNQGLQQYTSGVGELENGLEQQAQGASELASQSSELVNGSEKLANGIEKLSPGVSQLNTGLNDLSAGSTKLENQVNLLAEKLERATSNSDELIEGLNEITSGLKELKSQVDDTAGSQNGGNLEEQINKLKAKHDAEIIATIKESNNIKDENKQALIGEIQDTQSEQSMQPIVDGVNKQFSDMSEKMAELSQAIDRMIVGMEGNETEPSAVEGVKQLTTGYHELEEAVVGDADSDTLQGGVIRLNEGLDRIATKTEKLVEGTSDLQTGAEQLNSGVESYTAGVSQLREGADSLESGASDLSSRSDDLEAGAQQLDDNGEELASGAEELDRQSDNLTEGSEQLVEQGGELSNGSEQLDAKGSELQAGSQTLASNGQELRNGANSLANGLPQLRTGLQSLNGGLTDLASGSQELESGANQLEDGSSELAGGADELADKLREGADEIEDTNTGDGNAEMFSSPTKLLNDEVASVPNYGYGLAPYMMSVALFVGAVIFCLLFPIFKPHTVPTSGFAWWISKYSIVLLVSVLQAGIMTAIMVWGIGLEPRSVAELFLISIVVSFAFMGLISFFSLAFGNVGRFFMLILLTLQLGGSAGTFPIQLSNGFFQAIHPYLPMTYSIDAYRHAISLGGSITGDIIVLISIFIVSQLGLLVFFTLKTKSYRNDAESEAVTQ, from the coding sequence ATGTTAAAGGCGGAATGGAAAAATCTATTCCATAGCAAGAAACTATTGATTGTGGTATTCGGATTATTGATGATTCCGCTTTTATATGCCGGTGTCTTTTTGGATGCGATGTGGGATCCGTACGGAAGTATCGAAGATCTACCGGTAGCTGTGGCGAACGAAGACGTAGCAGCTGACTTTGAAGGAGAGAAACTGAAACTGGGAGAAGAACTGGTAGACCGGCTGAAGGATGACGGCAGTCTGGATTGGCATTTTACAGACCGTCAGACAGCGATGGATGGTCTGGAGAGCGGCGATTATTACATGGTCCTTGTCATTCCGCAAGACTTTTCACAGCATGCGTCTACCGTGTTGGACGATGACCCGCGTGAGATGAATTTGGAGTACTACACAAATAGTGGGCAAAATTTTATTGCTGAAAAAATCAGTGCTTCTGCAGCTGAGGACATCAACAAACAAATTGCCGAGTCCGTAACCAAGGAATATGCGGATGCCATGTTTGAGAAACTGAACGATATTGGCGACGGAATGGCTGAAGGGGCGGACGGTGCCAATGAAATGAAGGATGGCAGCCAAGAGCTTGGTGATAACCTGAATAAACTGTCCGACAGCATTGTAACATTTGAAAATGGATTGAATTCGGCTGAAGACGGAGTCGAAGAAATAGCGATCAATGTCGGGCAAGCTGCACAAGGAGCAAGTGAACTGGCCAGCGGAGTGGAAGAATATACTGCTGGTGTTCGTTCGTTAAATGGCGGAATCGGCGATTATACAAATGGGGTGTCCGGTCTTAATCAAGGTGTTCACCAATATTTGGCTGGAGTTGGCAAGCTTGATGACGGGTTGAACGATTACACGTCAGGTGTCGGGACGCTGAACAACGGGCTGCAACAGTACAAGTCGGGCGTTGACACGTTGAATCAAGGATTGCAGCAATATACATCCGGGGTCGGGGAATTGGAGAATGGGCTCGAACAACAAGCACAGGGGGCAAGCGAACTTGCATCCCAAAGTTCAGAACTGGTAAATGGCAGTGAGAAATTGGCCAATGGCATAGAGAAATTGAGTCCGGGTGTTAGTCAATTGAACACCGGATTAAACGATTTGAGCGCAGGTAGTACGAAATTGGAAAATCAGGTTAATTTGCTGGCTGAAAAACTTGAGAGGGCAACTTCTAACAGTGATGAATTGATTGAAGGGCTGAATGAAATTACATCTGGCCTGAAAGAGCTGAAATCTCAGGTGGATGATACTGCAGGGAGCCAGAACGGCGGTAATTTAGAAGAGCAAATAAATAAATTAAAAGCAAAGCATGACGCAGAAATTATAGCAACGATTAAGGAAAGTAATAATATAAAGGATGAAAATAAACAAGCCTTGATAGGAGAAATTCAGGATACTCAATCTGAACAGTCGATGCAACCAATCGTTGATGGTGTTAACAAACAGTTTAGCGACATGAGCGAAAAGATGGCTGAGTTGTCCCAAGCAATCGATAGGATGATTGTCGGTATGGAAGGTAACGAGACGGAACCAAGTGCTGTTGAAGGGGTCAAACAGCTCACAACTGGTTATCACGAGCTGGAGGAGGCAGTTGTCGGCGATGCTGACAGTGATACACTGCAGGGTGGTGTCATCCGCTTGAATGAGGGACTCGATAGAATCGCCACTAAAACTGAAAAGCTTGTTGAAGGCACTTCGGATTTGCAAACGGGGGCTGAACAATTAAACAGCGGTGTAGAAAGCTACACTGCAGGTGTCAGCCAGCTAAGGGAAGGTGCCGACTCCTTGGAATCTGGCGCCAGTGATTTAAGTTCCCGTTCAGATGATTTAGAAGCTGGTGCCCAACAGCTTGATGACAATGGAGAGGAGCTTGCCTCCGGTGCCGAAGAGCTTGATCGTCAGTCGGATAATTTGACGGAAGGATCGGAGCAGCTCGTTGAACAGGGTGGAGAGTTGTCGAATGGTTCTGAACAGCTGGATGCGAAAGGCAGTGAGTTGCAGGCAGGATCACAAACATTGGCAAGTAACGGCCAGGAATTAAGGAATGGTGCAAACAGCCTTGCTAATGGGCTTCCACAACTGCGTACAGGATTACAGTCATTGAACGGTGGACTGACAGATCTAGCTAGCGGATCGCAAGAATTGGAATCCGGAGCCAATCAACTGGAAGATGGCAGTTCCGAACTGGCCGGCGGAGCTGATGAACTCGCCGACAAGCTGCGTGAAGGTGCGGATGAAATAGAGGATACCAATACCGGTGATGGCAATGCGGAAATGTTTTCATCTCCAACTAAATTGTTGAACGATGAAGTGGCAAGTGTTCCGAATTACGGGTATGGCCTGGCACCATATATGATGTCGGTTGCTTTATTTGTAGGAGCGGTAATATTCTGCTTATTATTCCCGATCTTTAAGCCGCATACAGTGCCAACATCCGGTTTCGCATGGTGGATTAGTAAGTACTCGATCGTATTGCTGGTTTCTGTCCTGCAGGCTGGCATCATGACAGCCATCATGGTTTGGGGAATTGGCTTAGAGCCGCGCAGCGTCGCCGAATTATTCCTGATTTCGATCGTTGTATCGTTTGCCTTTATGGGATTGATTAGCTTTTTCTCCTTGGCATTCGGCAATGTGGGCAGATTCTTTATGTTGATTTTGCTAACACTGCAATTGGGTGGTTCAGCTGGAACGTTCCCTATCCAGCTATCTAATGGATTTTTCCAAGCTATCCATCCATACTTGCCGATGACGTATTCAATCGACGCTTATCGACACGCTATTTCATTAGGCGGATCGATTACAGGAGATATAATTGTATTAATCAGCATATTCATCGTCTCCCAATTGGGATTGCTCGTATTTTTCACCTTGAAAACAAAGAGCTATCGTAATGATGCAGAATCAGAAGCAGTGACTCAGTAA
- a CDS encoding cation diffusion facilitator family transporter, which produces MGHDHNHGHDHTHGANKKALLISFFITSGYMVLEAIGGFLTNSLALLSDAGHMLSDSVSLGVGVLAFVLGEKVANYSKTYGYKRFEILAALFNGVTLSLIAVYIFYEAYQRFQNPPEVASTGMLVIGTIGLIVNIFVAWILMRGDTEENLNLRAAFLHVIGDLLGSVGAIIAALLILFFNWGWADPLASVIVAVLVLISGIRVTKDASHILMEGTPKNVELSDIIEVIENIPGVHSIHDLHVWSITSGQNALSCHAVVNDNLSIHDSQKLLRTIEDQLQHKGIGHVTVQMENEEHPHDDSLMCKESTHSPVDHHDEN; this is translated from the coding sequence ATGGGACACGATCATAATCATGGGCACGATCACACCCATGGTGCAAATAAAAAAGCACTGTTAATCAGTTTTTTCATCACTTCTGGATATATGGTGCTGGAAGCAATCGGTGGCTTTTTAACAAACAGCCTTGCCTTATTATCAGATGCCGGCCATATGTTAAGTGATTCTGTATCCCTTGGTGTTGGAGTGCTCGCTTTCGTTCTTGGTGAAAAAGTGGCCAATTATAGCAAGACGTATGGATATAAACGATTTGAAATCCTGGCAGCCTTGTTCAACGGGGTCACCCTGTCGCTAATTGCTGTCTATATCTTTTATGAAGCATACCAGCGCTTCCAAAATCCGCCGGAGGTAGCTTCTACAGGGATGCTGGTGATCGGTACGATTGGACTGATTGTCAACATATTTGTTGCCTGGATTTTAATGAGAGGCGATACAGAAGAAAACCTGAATTTACGTGCAGCTTTTCTCCATGTAATCGGTGATTTGCTCGGATCCGTTGGCGCCATTATAGCCGCGCTGCTTATCCTGTTCTTCAATTGGGGATGGGCAGACCCGCTGGCCAGTGTGATAGTCGCGGTCCTTGTATTGATAAGCGGCATCCGAGTTACCAAAGATGCATCCCATATCTTGATGGAAGGCACGCCAAAGAATGTCGAGCTAAGCGATATCATCGAAGTCATCGAAAATATTCCCGGTGTTCACAGTATCCATGACCTTCATGTTTGGAGCATCACCAGCGGACAAAATGCACTGTCCTGCCATGCTGTCGTCAATGATAACCTATCGATCCATGACAGCCAGAAGCTGCTCCGTACGATTGAAGACCAGTTGCAACACAAAGGAATCGGCCATGTAACCGTGCAAATGGAAAACGAAGAACATCCTCATGATGATTCGCTTATGTGTAAAGAAAGCACACATTCTCCTGTGGACCATCATGATGAGAACTAA